The sequence GTTTGCAGTGGTTACTGCAGGTTCCACAGCCTATATATTCctggaaaagaaaggagaaggcaTGTTCGTCACAGATGAGGATAAGGGGAAACTGCTGGATTGCCTATGAGTGCCACAGGCAAGGAGCTGACAGAGCCACACTCCTTTCCGTTTCATGCTTACTCACAGCTGAAAACCCTTTTCATGAAAAGCATAAAATAGATTGCAAAGGGATTGCTTTAATTCTCTCTCACTATTAAAGTAAAGACCCGTtaaagatcttttaaaaattggGGAAATGCTGGCATTGAGTTCCACTCCCCTCTGTGGATTAACCATTGGCAGAGCTTTCACATGGAGGCTCTGCCTGCAGCCAGCATGCTGTTTCCTCTTTAAGTCAGAGCACAGGAGGTTTTTCTTTGCTTTGGCTTAAACGGGACAGCCCCGGGAGCTCCCAATGAGCTGTATTTGGAAAAAACACAACATCACATGGAAGATCCCTAATAAACTGGGAGCATGTGGAActccccatgtggaagcagccttatagAGGAGGAATAACTGGCCTGTGAGGAATGTAATTTGATGCCAACAATATTTGAGAAATTAATGTGTCCAGTTAAAAAAAAGTACAAGATACTAGGGGGCAGCTAGGCTTTACAAACTGACAACAAAGATTTAACAAGTAAAGGTTTAATGTACTCTACTGGTAACTTACGAGCCTTGATGCTGTTaaggttatgccaataaaggttctgtctgtctgtctttcaacTTACAAGCCTGTAGTGAGGAGAGCATAGCTGGGAGTTGAATGACAGGAAGTTCTTCATTCACTAAGGCCGTAATTCAGTTCAACACTTATAAatcccagtgatttcaatgggacaGACTGTATTGTGTGCTGAACCCACCTATTGCTATCAGTGGGACTTAAGGGTGCTGCACTTTTATCTGCATCTTGCCGAACTGTTCATTTTACAATGAAGAAACCAACCAAATCTTATTTCTTATGAGAGAAGATTATTACCCCTGTTTCTCCAagataatcttttttaaaaagattaaaacctTTACATTCATTTCAGTTAAAAATCTTATCACCACATCATTTATTAACATTGTGCTTCCCCCGCCCCCGAAATAAAAACCCCTAACGTTATATGAAACCCCAGTACATGCTCTTTACAATTTTAAAGAGAGAAATGATGTGAAATAGACTAAAGTATAAAGCAtgccactggttcatgaacttcaTTATaccagaaagaaaaaggaaaatcgCAGCAACAGACAGTTGCCATAGAAATATTCAAGCAGCTAATGCTTGTTTACAAGAGACATCTCTCTATTGTTTCTTCTTCAATCCCTTCCAAAGGATGGCAAATCAAAAAGCAATTGAGCAAAAAGGAAGAATAGAGCATTTGAATAGGAAATCAaaatcagaatttcaaaggtacaGGTTTCTAATAATATTTGATCCaccctgttttttttcctgtttaggtTACATCCCTGCTCTAGCACTGTTTTAAACTTAATTTTCACCCTGGAAAATTTAAGATAAAAAGTAAGGCACCAAAGAAACTCCGCCCTGTATAGCAATAAACTACCACGAGGCCCGTTCGTTCATTCTTGCAACTTAGCTGAAAAAATTGTACATGTGCTGGAGCTACACATGGTATTTCTGATTAAGATTCCATACAAAGATGTTATTGCACCCTACTTGTCTGGCAAAACCAGACACTTAGTAATTGTAGTGTTAATGCTAGCCCACAACATAGGCTTATTCTTCAGTGACATCCAGTCTTACTGACAACAATTATTGTTGGGCAAGAAATACCTCCCTCCTTTGCTGGTAATAATTTGTTTATCAAATATATAATCCACTGATGAGCATAAAGGAGATTCTTCTTAATTCATGTCAGCCTCCCTAGGGGAAAGATCATGTTTTCTCCATCTGGTTGATTGGTTCTTTCAGCAACAAAAGCTAAAATATATTCATACATTGCAATTCAACTGTGCTCTTGATGAAGATTCCTTATATTTATAAATAACTCTGTGATGCAGACCATACATACACTTTGATGCAATCTGCTCCCCAGTCGTTAAAAACTATCCATGAATACATGATTGTATTGGTAGTATAAAACTGTAAGAAAATCCACGCAGAATGAAATTGTGTTTGATAAACTGAACATGTTGCGTATGCTTCAGAACTGCAGTTGTTGGGAAGGTGCTTCATATTTTACTTCCTTTACTGCAACATATTTTGCCACCTGGTAAGCATTCCCTTTTTCGTAAGGATTTCTTCCAAGATTCATTCATGTTGCTTTTGTCACCCCGCCCCATCTCAAAATAATCATAATATTTACTTTTACATTCAGTGCTGTGATCACTTTTCATTGGTTCCCAGTCTGCAGCCCGTTCTCGTTCCAATTCATGGCCTCCTTTCTCGTTGCTTAACATTGCCTTACCATGTGGCCTGGCACTAGTAATGAAAATTTCACTGGCATGTATCTGATTGTCACTCCGATAAACAGGGGTATTATTCACACCATACTCCACTTGCTGGGAACAGCTTGGCAAAGATatagaagaagaggaggaaggggaggaagaggaattTCCCACTGCAGAATTTGTAGATAATGGTAAACTTAAATAGTGGCTGCCACATTCTTGATAAAAGCAGCAGGTATGGATCTTCTCACAGTCTTCCCTTGCCATCCGAAGGCGCTTCCTATAAGGACAGTCATGAGACATGAACCATTCTTGTGCTGAGGTGCCGCCAAAAGAGCAAGTGGGGAAACACCAATTGTTTTGCATGATGATTTCCCCATGAATTCTCTTCATTAAATTGTTTATGAGAACCGATCTCCTTAGGTAGACTTCAGGGTCATCAATGTACTTTAGTTTTTCCAAAGACATGTAAAGGATATGTGCCCGCTCCTCAAAGACAGAGATTgtctacaaaccaaaaaaaaaaagggagacaacaacaacaaaggtgAGTAGGGTGGGAGTTTGTTGAAAGATGCCAATGAGCCTTCACCCGACAACTGCTTTAACGTTTCAGGCAACCCACTAGCTATTCATCTCCTCCAAACCGATTGAATAACTGGGTGGCTTACTGGCTTGTGGATTTCTTCTCACCACACAGGGTTTTTTCCATTTAGGAAAACTGGTTAGAAGCCAGAGCCAGGAGGAAACCAGGGccagaatttttattttttctattgttAGTACAGCTGCATACAGTATGTTTGAGCCAAACTGTGCCACTGAGTATAATAGGATTTGTAGGCAGGGAGAGAAATAAGAGTGCTATACTTTTAGAGGTACGGTACTTTATCCAACAGTACTTCCTCTGAGATTTCCAGGAACATAAATGAACGAaggcaatattttaaaaaccattgagAAGTCACTCACTCATCTCTGAAAAACCGAGATCTAGGTAATCTGCAGGTCATATGTCATCTCAGTGATTCATAGGTTTCCTATTCCCATTCACAGGATCAAGGGCTTTTAAAGAAATATTACTTGAGCAAGCATTACAAAGTTTACATTCTGCCTTTCTTCTATTATGGAACTGTAGATGGTTTACCTAGGATCCCCAAGGGGTCTTGCATCCAGGCATGGACCTGTCATACCTGCTTAGCCCCAGCAAGG is a genomic window of Eublepharis macularius isolate TG4126 chromosome 1, MPM_Emac_v1.0, whole genome shotgun sequence containing:
- the SERTAD4 gene encoding SERTA domain-containing protein 4, with the protein product MTLVLPLSSFCEPIVSSEGAAEYQPLWESRCCSKSSPASDAAAGSSSGQGQGQGQAQQPPGDGRTAAGQPPDSGSHHRGISNPIATSKITYFKRKYVEEEDFHPPLTSCTPKTISVFEERAHILYMSLEKLKYIDDPEVYLRRSVLINNLMKRIHGEIIMQNNWCFPTCSFGGTSAQEWFMSHDCPYRKRLRMAREDCEKIHTCCFYQECGSHYLSLPLSTNSAVGNSSSSPSSSSSISLPSCSQQVEYGVNNTPVYRSDNQIHASEIFITSARPHGKAMLSNEKGGHELERERAADWEPMKSDHSTECKSKYYDYFEMGRGDKSNMNESWKKSLRKRECLPGGKICCSKGSKI